In the genome of Paenibacillus sp. FSL R5-0766, one region contains:
- a CDS encoding transporter substrate-binding domain-containing protein has protein sequence MNNTYGSKTRKGWSLTAILLMTVLVLSACGSKATDGGSTNGAQASNELEQIKSAGVIKVGMMGTYAPYNFLNDKKEMDGYDADIAREVAKRLGVEVEFVSQEFSGLTPSLQAKKLDAIISQMTITDDRKKVLDFSDPYITNQVKIIVKEDNNDITKLEDFKGKTIGVGLGTNDESYLRNEVLPKVGDFTIKTYDDVISSLKDLNAGRIDATINNMYALKPIVDANGLNIKAVGEPIKSDQAGIAVRKDNPELVAALNDALKGMKDDGTYNTIFKKWFGEEPAQ, from the coding sequence ATGAACAACACATATGGATCGAAAACTCGTAAAGGCTGGTCTTTGACAGCAATTCTGCTGATGACCGTGCTGGTACTTAGTGCTTGTGGAAGTAAGGCAACAGATGGTGGAAGCACAAATGGTGCACAGGCAAGTAATGAACTGGAGCAGATCAAGTCGGCTGGCGTTATCAAAGTGGGCATGATGGGCACATACGCACCGTACAACTTCCTGAACGATAAGAAAGAAATGGACGGCTACGATGCTGATATTGCACGTGAAGTTGCGAAGCGTCTTGGGGTTGAAGTTGAATTTGTATCCCAGGAGTTCTCCGGTCTGACACCAAGTCTGCAAGCCAAAAAGCTGGATGCCATTATCAGCCAGATGACGATTACCGATGATCGTAAGAAAGTACTGGATTTCAGTGATCCGTATATTACGAACCAAGTTAAAATTATAGTAAAAGAAGATAATAACGATATTACCAAGCTGGAAGACTTCAAAGGGAAAACGATTGGTGTAGGTCTGGGTACAAATGATGAATCATATCTGCGCAATGAAGTATTGCCAAAAGTGGGAGACTTCACGATCAAAACCTATGACGATGTCATCTCTTCACTCAAAGATCTGAATGCTGGACGGATTGACGCAACAATCAACAATATGTACGCTCTGAAACCGATTGTGGATGCCAACGGATTGAATATTAAAGCTGTAGGTGAACCGATTAAGAGTGACCAGGCAGGTATTGCTGTTCGTAAAGACAATCCGGAACTCGTAGCAGCACTGAATGATGCTCTCAAAGGCATGAAAGATGATGGCACGTACAATACCATTTTCAAAAAATGGTTTGGTGAAGAGCCTGCGCAATAA
- a CDS encoding TetR/AcrR family transcriptional regulator, with product MTKINGLEPGEERRDQIIRIAMERFATQGYHQTKISDIVREAGVAQGTFYWHFKSKEAIASEIVLTGKEELLDSIGQGYRKDAGSVEDMVKASERLFTDLFLFAAQNRYFMELLLKGIVTEESVQRLVEETRNAVETAFRHNMERAIELGMLPQGMDVPLRAALLVSMIEGMISRWLFGSDELHSKFSGMTASSLAAEAASFEFYGLLGT from the coding sequence ATGACCAAAATTAACGGTTTGGAACCCGGTGAAGAACGCCGGGACCAAATAATACGCATAGCGATGGAGCGTTTTGCAACCCAAGGCTACCATCAGACGAAAATTTCCGATATCGTCCGCGAGGCTGGTGTGGCGCAAGGGACATTCTACTGGCACTTCAAGAGTAAAGAAGCCATTGCTTCGGAGATTGTTTTAACGGGCAAGGAGGAGTTGCTTGATTCGATTGGGCAAGGGTACCGCAAGGATGCAGGATCGGTAGAGGATATGGTGAAAGCATCGGAAAGGCTGTTCACTGACTTGTTCTTGTTTGCTGCGCAGAATCGCTATTTTATGGAACTGTTGCTCAAAGGCATCGTGACAGAAGAATCCGTACAACGCCTGGTTGAGGAGACACGTAATGCTGTCGAAACTGCGTTTCGTCACAATATGGAACGAGCCATCGAGCTCGGTATGTTGCCTCAGGGCATGGATGTACCGCTTCGAGCAGCACTACTGGTAAGCATGATTGAAGGCATGATATCACGCTGGTTGTTCGGTTCCGATGAGTTGCACAGCAAATTCTCAGGCATGACAGCTTCATCGCTGGCAGCTGAGGCAGCAAGCTTTGAGTTTTACGGACTGCTAGGCACATAA
- a CDS encoding amino acid ABC transporter permease yields the protein MELVFENIPFFLKGAYYTLYVTVISMFFAFIIGVLVAIARLKGPMWLRLIARFYVSIMRGTPLLVQLFVIYYGLVDYGVTLGSLTAACLGLSLNAGAFLSETFRGAIQAVPKGQTEAAYATGMTPAQAMRRIIFPQAVRIAIPPMGNTFIGMLKETSLVAAIGVTELLRSAQLLVSQYALNMPFYLAIGVIYWIMSIGFSAILEQVERRLARAY from the coding sequence ATGGAACTGGTATTTGAGAATATCCCCTTCTTTCTGAAGGGGGCTTATTATACGCTGTATGTAACTGTGATCTCCATGTTTTTTGCGTTCATCATCGGGGTGCTTGTTGCGATTGCTCGTCTGAAGGGACCGATGTGGCTTAGGTTGATCGCAAGGTTTTATGTATCCATCATGCGGGGAACCCCGCTGCTGGTGCAATTATTCGTTATTTATTACGGATTGGTCGATTATGGAGTGACCTTGGGATCACTCACCGCAGCATGTCTGGGACTGAGCCTGAATGCAGGAGCGTTTCTGTCGGAGACGTTCCGTGGAGCCATTCAGGCTGTACCAAAAGGACAGACAGAAGCTGCATATGCAACGGGAATGACCCCGGCTCAGGCGATGAGACGTATTATCTTCCCGCAGGCTGTGCGCATTGCCATCCCGCCGATGGGTAACACGTTTATTGGCATGTTGAAGGAAACATCACTTGTGGCGGCGATTGGTGTTACCGAGTTATTACGGTCAGCACAGCTGCTGGTATCCCAATATGCATTGAATATGCCTTTTTATCTGGCGATTGGTGTGATCTACTGGATCATGAGTATCGGCTTCTCGGCCATTCTGGAACAAGTGGAGCGCCGGCTGGCTCGGGCTTACTGA
- a CDS encoding amino acid ABC transporter ATP-binding protein — translation MITTTGLTKRFQQNEVLTNIDLHVDAKDIVVLLGPSGSGKSTLLRCLNGLEELSGGQIEVNGIVVNSADPLRVQRARVLEIRRQTGMVFQQFNLYPHKTVLGNVMEGLVTVKKIKRDEAAERGRILLDRVGLSDKQDAYPSRLSGGQQQRVAIARALAMEPEVMLFDEPTSALDPELVGEVLSVMKELAEEGMTMLVVTHELKFARNVANKIVFMADGSIVEEASPQEFFEQPKQERTRRFLQQITEF, via the coding sequence ATGATTACAACAACTGGACTTACCAAACGTTTTCAGCAAAATGAAGTGCTTACGAACATCGATCTTCATGTCGATGCCAAAGATATTGTTGTATTGCTCGGACCGAGTGGTTCAGGCAAAAGTACCTTACTGCGCTGCCTGAATGGACTGGAAGAGCTGTCCGGAGGACAGATTGAAGTCAACGGCATTGTGGTTAACAGCGCAGATCCGCTGCGAGTCCAGCGTGCCAGGGTATTGGAGATTCGTCGCCAGACCGGCATGGTATTCCAGCAATTCAATCTGTATCCGCACAAGACAGTGTTGGGTAATGTGATGGAAGGTCTTGTTACGGTAAAAAAAATCAAGCGTGACGAAGCGGCTGAACGCGGCCGGATTCTGCTGGATCGGGTCGGCTTGTCGGACAAGCAGGATGCGTATCCATCCCGATTGTCCGGTGGACAACAGCAGCGGGTAGCCATTGCACGTGCACTTGCGATGGAGCCAGAAGTGATGCTGTTTGATGAGCCAACTTCAGCCCTTGATCCTGAACTGGTCGGAGAGGTACTATCCGTCATGAAGGAGCTTGCAGAGGAAGGCATGACGATGCTGGTTGTGACGCATGAATTGAAGTTTGCCCGTAATGTGGCGAACAAAATCGTCTTTATGGCGGATGGATCGATTGTGGAAGAAGCAAGTCCACAGGAGTTCTTTGAACAGCCGAAGCAAGAACGCACTCGCCGTTTCTTGCAACAAATTACTGAATTTTGA
- a CDS encoding OsmC family protein gives MNVTTVWKGKRAFTSEGPSGYAVGMDATAAYGGDSKGATPMELLLAGLGGCMGIDITMILDAFLDKIESIEIEAQGTRSEEMPKGFTSIDLIFKVDGDIPDYRIWKAIQMAEEKYCAVSASLNADIHPKLILNGVSTPRP, from the coding sequence ATGAATGTAACAACCGTATGGAAAGGCAAACGTGCGTTTACTTCCGAAGGACCCTCTGGCTATGCCGTTGGCATGGATGCCACTGCTGCTTATGGTGGTGACAGCAAGGGAGCTACCCCAATGGAATTGTTGCTAGCGGGTCTCGGGGGCTGTATGGGAATCGATATTACGATGATTCTGGACGCTTTCCTGGACAAAATTGAGTCGATTGAGATTGAAGCGCAAGGCACACGCAGTGAAGAGATGCCTAAAGGGTTCACATCCATTGATCTGATCTTCAAAGTCGATGGGGATATTCCGGATTATCGCATCTGGAAAGCCATCCAAATGGCTGAGGAAAAATATTGTGCAGTCTCCGCTTCGCTGAACGCCGATATTCATCCTAAACTGATCCTCAATGGGGTAAGTACACCTCGTCCTTAA
- a CDS encoding sugar ABC transporter permease, with product METLTKKSASANRSSDPKPPLKNRRNGIWDRMKQQKYLYLMSLPFVAWVFVFNYLPLWGWTMAFQNYKPARSFGDQEWVGFKHFVELFSDDRFYLVLRNTLAMSLMGLVVGFIVPIFFAILLNEMRGMFFKRAVQTVSYLPHFVSWVVVAGIITKMLSTDGGIINDLLVGLNIIDQPIQFMAKGNLFWYIVTASDMWKETGWNAIIYLAAITGIDNELYEASRVDGANRWRQMWHITLPGIRTTISVLFIMSIGHLISIGFEKQFLLGNSLVTDYSEVLDLYALNYGLNMGRFSYGTAIGIFNSVVSIILLFTANGLFKKFTKESIM from the coding sequence ATGGAAACGCTAACAAAAAAATCCGCTTCCGCGAACAGAAGCAGTGACCCCAAACCGCCTTTAAAGAATCGGCGGAACGGAATTTGGGACAGAATGAAACAGCAGAAATATCTCTATCTCATGTCATTGCCATTCGTAGCTTGGGTTTTCGTATTTAACTATCTGCCACTATGGGGATGGACGATGGCTTTCCAAAATTATAAACCTGCCAGATCGTTTGGTGATCAAGAGTGGGTTGGCTTTAAACACTTTGTAGAGCTGTTCAGTGATGATCGTTTCTATCTGGTACTTCGAAATACGCTTGCAATGAGCTTGATGGGACTGGTTGTCGGTTTTATCGTGCCGATATTCTTCGCTATTCTCCTGAATGAAATGAGAGGCATGTTCTTCAAACGTGCCGTGCAAACGGTATCATATCTGCCTCACTTTGTATCCTGGGTCGTTGTGGCAGGTATTATCACCAAGATGCTCTCCACCGATGGCGGGATTATCAATGATCTATTGGTAGGACTGAACATTATCGATCAGCCGATCCAATTCATGGCCAAGGGGAACTTGTTCTGGTACATTGTAACCGCTTCAGATATGTGGAAGGAAACCGGTTGGAATGCCATCATCTATCTGGCGGCGATTACAGGTATCGACAATGAGCTGTATGAAGCTTCCCGTGTAGATGGAGCCAACCGCTGGAGACAGATGTGGCACATCACGCTGCCTGGCATACGGACCACGATTTCCGTACTTTTCATCATGTCAATTGGACATCTTATCAGTATCGGTTTCGAGAAGCAGTTCTTGCTTGGCAACAGTCTGGTCACAGACTACTCGGAAGTACTTGATCTATACGCGCTCAATTATGGTTTGAATATGGGACGATTCTCGTATGGTACAGCCATAGGTATATT
- a CDS encoding histidine kinase — translation MFKRLIRTTNNLKLKHKLLISYVLVVMIPVLIVGLAVTSYFRQQALDNAIGQTIINVDKIKSQTATMLRVPTDISNLLMFNADLKEIVNKRYKSVVELTSAYLAYKDFQEYRRLYREIAGIRFYSTNPTLINNLEFIPVDKQTEESYWYQQALKTTSIGWFYIPDKEDNPVHKLSLVRKVPFAEYRTEGVLMIVINQDELNGLLRQEQFETMITDEQGYVVAAKNTELVGKTLDELDFGVDLQNQAKGTIEGDFRGEPSNIVIDELGPGSSMNSLKVISVFATKNIVKDANTVSLIGMIFIILVLVIALLFVYIISFLTSNRLLRLSKHLNKLALGDLNVTSRIDGNDEIGQLSRQFNYMVKSINELMTQVVEATEQNNQLEIAQKEIKLKMMASQINPHFLFNALESIRMKAHIKGEAEIANIVRLLGKLMRKSLEIGSGKTTFRAELEMVRSYLEIQKFRYGDRLAFQIHIDPEVEKMYIPPLIIQPLVENAIVHGLENKEGTVRVDISIRLVENIVQIRVDDNGAGITPERLAEVMQFICGPEEQEKSRIGMRNVHQRLTLTYGEPYGLQIKSVYGEGTEVSFTLPAGGDQHV, via the coding sequence ATGTTTAAAAGGCTGATACGAACCACTAATAATCTCAAATTAAAGCATAAATTGCTCATTTCCTATGTACTGGTTGTCATGATTCCGGTCCTGATTGTTGGTCTTGCTGTGACCAGTTATTTTCGCCAGCAAGCCCTGGACAATGCGATAGGACAGACGATCATCAATGTAGACAAGATCAAGAGCCAGACGGCAACCATGCTGCGTGTACCAACCGATATATCCAATCTTTTAATGTTTAATGCGGATCTCAAGGAGATCGTGAATAAACGGTACAAGAGCGTTGTGGAGTTAACCTCAGCGTATCTTGCATACAAAGACTTTCAGGAGTACAGGCGTTTGTACCGTGAGATAGCGGGCATTCGTTTTTACTCAACTAACCCAACATTGATCAACAACCTCGAATTCATCCCGGTAGACAAGCAGACGGAAGAGAGCTACTGGTACCAACAGGCACTGAAAACAACCAGCATCGGTTGGTTCTACATTCCGGACAAGGAAGATAATCCTGTACACAAGCTCAGCCTGGTGCGCAAAGTACCTTTTGCCGAGTATCGGACAGAGGGCGTGTTGATGATTGTGATCAATCAGGATGAGCTGAATGGATTGTTGCGTCAGGAACAGTTTGAGACGATGATTACGGACGAGCAGGGCTATGTGGTTGCAGCCAAGAATACCGAGCTGGTGGGTAAAACGCTGGATGAGCTTGATTTTGGCGTTGATCTGCAGAATCAGGCGAAAGGCACCATAGAGGGGGATTTCCGGGGGGAACCATCTAATATTGTTATTGATGAGCTGGGCCCTGGATCGAGTATGAACAGCCTGAAGGTGATTTCGGTTTTTGCCACCAAAAATATCGTCAAAGACGCCAACACCGTTAGCTTGATCGGCATGATTTTTATTATACTGGTGCTGGTGATCGCCCTACTATTCGTATATATCATCTCGTTCCTCACTTCGAACCGATTGCTCCGGCTGAGTAAACACCTCAACAAGCTTGCATTAGGAGACCTGAACGTGACTTCACGGATAGATGGAAACGATGAGATTGGACAACTATCACGACAGTTCAACTATATGGTGAAAAGTATCAATGAACTCATGACGCAGGTGGTAGAAGCGACTGAACAGAACAATCAATTGGAAATCGCGCAAAAAGAGATTAAACTGAAAATGATGGCGAGCCAGATCAATCCCCATTTCTTGTTTAATGCACTGGAGTCCATTCGGATGAAAGCGCATATTAAGGGAGAAGCAGAGATTGCCAACATCGTCAGGCTGTTGGGCAAGCTGATGCGCAAGAGTCTGGAGATTGGCAGTGGAAAAACAACCTTCAGGGCTGAACTTGAAATGGTACGTTCCTATTTGGAAATTCAGAAATTTCGTTACGGCGACCGCCTTGCATTCCAGATCCATATCGATCCCGAGGTGGAGAAGATGTACATTCCGCCTTTGATTATTCAACCTTTGGTTGAGAATGCGATTGTCCATGGTCTGGAGAACAAAGAGGGGACAGTTCGTGTTGATATAAGTATTCGTTTAGTAGAGAACATTGTGCAGATCCGTGTGGATGACAATGGTGCAGGCATAACGCCAGAACGACTGGCTGAGGTGATGCAGTTTATCTGTGGACCGGAGGAACAGGAGAAGAGTCGGATCGGCATGCGTAATGTACATCAGCGCTTAACATTGACGTACGGCGAGCCATATGGATTACAGATTAAGAGTGTATATGGGGAAGGAACAGAGGTTTCTTTCACTTTGCCAGCAGGAGGGGACCAACATGTATAA
- a CDS encoding response regulator transcription factor, with amino-acid sequence MYKVFLVDDEPSIREGLTTIIEWEKYGFQVIATAASGREAISRFEELEPDLTIIDIRMPGMTGLDVIEEVRRSHPDSHFLILSGYADFDYAKKAISFGVDGYLLKPVDEEEIIGELERIATILTRERETIARHAGEDTVFREHQIEALLFDSLEGAGSMEEDSLGLHWPHYQIVLFELHVAPDLQRGSVMKRKLIEAFDHKDRGIVFSFHSGLGLLSKETITSESSARNLYNELEGLLGEWEVHMYGAAGEPVHSTSEIARSYTQANRLLGERFLFTEQRIILWNEESESVLKPEVEAVDGAHEPVEDELADKLYYALDIRSSESVMRVLGEMEERLVPYYRTEQAIKTAFSQVFSLAFNKLAATNQHMHSIMQEHSVLINEVYHQFTMSDLKVMASEHLNRLIQRMGGGSKDTVLKQMIEFIQRNPGENLKLEVLAEVFNYNSSYLGKLFKNHTGEYFNAFLDKVRMEKAKELLDEGLKVHQVAARVGYANVDYFHGKFKKYVGESPSAYKQARTQSSIKGTATDTNEE; translated from the coding sequence ATGTATAAAGTGTTTTTGGTGGATGACGAACCGAGCATACGTGAGGGACTGACAACCATTATCGAGTGGGAAAAATACGGATTCCAGGTCATTGCTACAGCTGCCAGCGGGCGTGAGGCCATTTCCCGGTTTGAGGAATTGGAGCCTGATCTGACGATTATTGATATTCGTATGCCCGGTATGACCGGGCTGGATGTGATTGAAGAAGTGCGCCGGAGTCATCCGGATTCGCACTTTTTGATATTAAGTGGTTACGCGGATTTTGATTATGCCAAAAAAGCCATCAGTTTTGGTGTGGATGGTTATCTGCTCAAACCGGTGGATGAAGAAGAGATTATTGGTGAACTGGAGCGTATTGCTACAATCCTGACCCGTGAACGGGAGACAATTGCACGTCATGCTGGTGAAGATACCGTTTTTAGGGAGCATCAGATCGAGGCTTTGCTCTTTGACAGTCTGGAGGGTGCGGGTAGCATGGAAGAAGATAGCCTGGGACTGCACTGGCCTCACTATCAGATTGTGCTGTTTGAGCTGCATGTAGCCCCCGACCTGCAACGGGGAAGTGTTATGAAACGCAAACTGATAGAAGCATTTGACCATAAAGACCGAGGCATTGTATTCTCGTTCCATTCAGGTCTGGGGTTGTTAAGTAAGGAAACAATCACATCCGAGTCATCTGCAAGAAATCTGTACAATGAGCTGGAAGGACTGCTGGGAGAATGGGAGGTTCACATGTACGGTGCTGCGGGAGAACCTGTACATTCCACTTCTGAAATTGCGCGGTCATACACGCAGGCGAATCGTTTACTCGGGGAACGCTTCTTGTTCACGGAGCAACGCATCATTCTGTGGAATGAAGAAAGCGAAAGCGTTCTTAAGCCAGAAGTTGAAGCTGTGGACGGAGCACATGAGCCAGTTGAGGACGAACTCGCGGACAAGCTGTATTATGCGCTAGACATCCGCAGTAGTGAGTCCGTTATGCGGGTGCTGGGTGAGATGGAAGAGCGCCTGGTTCCATATTACCGAACAGAGCAAGCGATCAAGACGGCGTTCTCACAGGTATTTTCCCTGGCGTTTAACAAACTTGCAGCGACGAATCAACATATGCACTCCATTATGCAGGAACATTCGGTTCTGATTAATGAAGTCTATCATCAATTTACGATGTCTGATCTCAAAGTGATGGCATCGGAACATTTGAATCGACTTATTCAACGTATGGGTGGGGGAAGCAAGGATACTGTATTGAAACAGATGATTGAATTTATCCAGCGTAACCCTGGCGAGAATCTCAAGCTCGAAGTACTGGCAGAAGTGTTTAACTACAACAGTAGTTACTTGGGTAAGTTGTTCAAGAATCATACTGGAGAGTATTTCAATGCATTTCTGGACAAGGTTCGTATGGAAAAGGCCAAAGAATTGCTGGACGAAGGACTAAAGGTCCATCAGGTTGCGGCGAGAGTGGGGTATGCCAATGTGGACTACTTCCACGGTAAGTTCAAGAAATATGTAGGGGAATCCCCTTCTGCTTACAAACAGGCCAGAACCCAATCATCAATTAAAGGAACGGCTACGGATACAAACGAGGAATAA
- a CDS encoding glycoside hydrolase family 2 produces the protein MNVSDIGAVRHTLNLNGTWQFCLDLESDTLVEQEILPPSQCENTSWESIQIPGSWEEQGYGDEPEYERLDTWTKVREYEGSAWYAQDVHVPSDDPGCHHVFRLEGVRWTTHLWINGQYAGQQDSLVNQQKWDVTSLVKQGEVNRVEIRVDNTMKLPLAGSHIHSLHTATAWGGITGGVYLDSMPPCRLHTLRIQPDAENGTILVDCTVSAPANDSARSMQLHVDIQHPDGTWLDRYSCHVNLSDPSHVDTSSAELTESNAVIDQWRLELGTEKSIAKWSDESPELYKAVIRLHEGEQELDRLEQSFGVRSFVTKGKQLELNGTPVYLRGYVDCCIFPLTGYPVWDKEHYLQQFRIARSYGFNHVRLHGWSAPEPFWDAADEAGMLVQAELPHWSRFFEQSDQSAPAEVLTYLTQELDGLLQSLHRHPSFVMFSMGNELLGPNGHPELNALVSRARDMDPTRLYTDNTGFGQLPAQGREGDYYIQSLNWHPPLESAYSAVPDTTLDYHAVTRLAEHPVIGHEHAQYTMYVRPQERAKYTGVLRPSWLRPIEESLTNKGMIEDLKHFQQVSGTHLVRSLKEAMERIRRTPDAAGVQLLDIRDFPGQGHATTGILDVFWDDKGITTPEEVMRFNADVVLLLSCKERTFYAGESIHVDVRISHYGKEPLEDAVIQWRLISDDVILTEGEWKTGDIQCGSVMSLGSIVATAPREAAAAFRIEAELISGNSERTVANVWQGWSFPFYQSHPNSNRFWNTMAELQPLLGEAQHDCVDRIDGFQLLKNREIDLVIVQSLTPNVVDCVVNGGSVWLQPTAEGLYDSVETKYLPVFWNYLMFATQPGATMGMVLREQLALLGSFPHDGASDWHWYHLVNGTPAICLDTLPGVEPLIEVVDHFHRAKRLAYAFEAKVGKGKILISSLPFANLAVMKRPEAAFLFQEILAYLHGDQFRPATSISVAQLLGIVKLQTIQFTL, from the coding sequence ATGAATGTATCTGATATAGGTGCTGTACGTCATACATTGAACTTAAATGGAACATGGCAGTTTTGTTTGGATCTGGAGTCCGATACACTCGTTGAACAAGAGATATTACCGCCATCACAGTGTGAAAACACATCATGGGAGTCCATTCAGATTCCCGGTTCATGGGAAGAGCAAGGATATGGAGATGAGCCTGAATATGAAAGGCTTGATACCTGGACCAAGGTACGCGAGTATGAAGGCTCAGCCTGGTATGCTCAGGATGTTCATGTTCCATCAGACGATCCCGGATGCCACCATGTATTCAGATTGGAAGGTGTCCGATGGACAACGCATCTCTGGATCAATGGACAGTATGCCGGGCAGCAGGATAGTCTGGTGAATCAACAGAAGTGGGATGTCACTTCTCTGGTGAAGCAGGGAGAAGTGAATCGGGTGGAGATCCGCGTGGATAATACGATGAAACTTCCGCTGGCGGGTAGCCATATTCATTCATTGCATACGGCCACAGCCTGGGGGGGGATCACAGGTGGTGTTTATCTGGACAGTATGCCCCCCTGCCGATTACATACGTTACGTATTCAACCAGATGCTGAGAACGGAACCATTCTGGTTGATTGTACTGTAAGCGCTCCCGCAAATGATTCCGCTAGATCGATGCAATTACATGTGGATATCCAGCATCCGGACGGCACATGGCTTGATCGATATAGTTGTCATGTGAATCTGAGTGATCCATCACATGTGGATACAAGCTCAGCAGAGTTAACTGAAAGTAACGCTGTAATAGATCAGTGGCGATTGGAACTTGGAACAGAGAAGTCTATCGCAAAATGGTCGGATGAATCCCCTGAATTATACAAGGCTGTAATCCGTCTCCATGAAGGTGAACAGGAACTGGATCGACTGGAGCAATCATTTGGTGTACGCTCCTTTGTAACAAAAGGGAAGCAGCTTGAATTGAATGGGACACCAGTATATCTGCGTGGATACGTCGATTGCTGTATTTTTCCACTGACGGGTTATCCCGTCTGGGACAAGGAGCATTATCTTCAGCAATTTCGAATCGCCAGATCGTATGGCTTCAATCATGTCCGACTGCATGGGTGGAGCGCGCCGGAGCCTTTCTGGGATGCTGCTGATGAAGCGGGCATGCTGGTGCAGGCAGAACTTCCCCATTGGTCTCGTTTCTTTGAACAATCAGATCAGTCTGCGCCAGCTGAAGTATTGACCTATCTGACACAAGAACTGGACGGGTTGCTTCAGTCGCTGCATAGACATCCCTCATTCGTTATGTTCTCCATGGGGAATGAACTCCTTGGTCCGAATGGCCACCCTGAACTCAATGCATTAGTATCTAGGGCAAGGGATATGGACCCGACCCGGTTATATACGGACAATACAGGTTTTGGACAGCTTCCGGCGCAAGGGCGGGAAGGTGATTATTATATTCAGTCGTTGAACTGGCATCCCCCGCTGGAATCCGCATATTCTGCTGTGCCGGATACCACGCTGGACTATCATGCAGTCACCCGGCTTGCGGAGCATCCCGTCATTGGGCACGAACATGCACAGTACACCATGTATGTGCGGCCCCAAGAGCGAGCCAAGTATACTGGCGTATTGCGTCCTAGCTGGTTACGACCGATCGAAGAATCGTTAACAAACAAAGGCATGATAGAGGACCTCAAGCATTTTCAACAGGTCAGTGGTACCCATCTGGTACGTTCCTTAAAAGAAGCCATGGAGCGAATTCGGCGAACACCGGACGCTGCGGGCGTACAACTTCTGGACATTCGCGATTTTCCAGGGCAGGGACATGCTACGACGGGCATACTGGATGTATTTTGGGATGACAAAGGCATTACAACACCAGAAGAAGTCATGCGTTTCAACGCAGATGTGGTGCTGTTATTAAGCTGCAAGGAGCGTACATTTTACGCCGGAGAATCCATTCATGTCGATGTGCGCATCTCTCACTACGGTAAGGAGCCGCTTGAGGACGCGGTCATTCAGTGGAGGTTAATAAGCGATGATGTGATACTCACTGAAGGAGAATGGAAGACCGGAGATATTCAATGTGGGTCTGTCATGTCACTGGGAAGCATCGTCGCTACAGCACCTCGGGAAGCAGCAGCGGCTTTTCGGATTGAGGCGGAGTTGATATCAGGCAATTCAGAAAGAACTGTAGCGAATGTATGGCAGGGCTGGTCGTTTCCTTTTTATCAGTCTCATCCGAATTCGAATCGGTTCTGGAATACCATGGCAGAGCTGCAGCCACTTCTCGGGGAAGCACAACATGATTGCGTAGATCGCATCGATGGATTTCAGTTGTTGAAAAATCGGGAGATTGACTTGGTTATCGTTCAGTCATTAACACCCAATGTCGTTGATTGTGTGGTTAACGGGGGGAGTGTTTGGCTACAGCCAACCGCAGAAGGGTTATATGATTCAGTGGAGACCAAGTATCTGCCTGTATTCTGGAATTACCTGATGTTTGCTACACAGCCTGGTGCAACGATGGGCATGGTTTTGAGAGAACAGCTAGCACTACTAGGCTCCTTCCCGCATGATGGGGCTTCGGACTGGCATTGGTATCACTTGGTGAACGGCACACCAGCGATATGTTTGGATACGTTGCCCGGGGTGGAGCCGTTGATCGAAGTGGTGGACCATTTCCATCGGGCCAAACGACTCGCTTATGCCTTTGAGGCAAAAGTAGGGAAGGGCAAGATTTTGATATCCTCACTTCCGTTTGCCAACCTGGCTGTAATGAAGCGTCCGGAAGCCGCCTTTTTATTTCAGGAGATACTTGCGTATCTGCATGGAGATCAATTCCGTCCAGCAACCTCCATATCCGTAGCGCAATTGCTCGGCATCGTTAAACTGCAAACCATTCAATTTACATTGTAA